TGAGCTGTTCTTTATATAGCTGCTTTTCTTTGGGCGTTACCGCCCAATTAAGCCCGCGGAATTGCCCGCGACGGTAAGCAAGCGCGAGGTTTTCTTGAATTTCCATAGAGGCCGCCGTGCCCATTAAGGGGTCTTGGAACACGCGCCCAAAATATTGCGCGCGCTTATATTCGGGCATTTTGGTTATGCTTTCGCCCTGCAAAACCAGCTCGCCCTCGTCGGCCGTATAAACTCCGGCTATGATATTTAATAAAGTTGACTTGCCCGCGCCGTTGCCGCCGATAACGGTTATAAAATCGCCTTCATTGACAAACAGGTTGACGCGGTCTAGAGCCTGTTTTTCATTGATGGTGCCTATATTAAAAGTTTTGGATATATTGTTTATACTAAGCATTTATAAAAATTTTAACCCCTGTTATTGTTTTTAGCCCGTTTGAAGTTATTGTTTTTGAATAAGCTTTTTATTCTGGGCAAAGCCAAAGCGATTATTACCAATACGGCTGTCAATAGTTTTATATCGTATGGCTCCATTATATTGGCGTAAATTATAAGAGTAATCAAAACTCGGTAAATAACGCTACCCAGAACGATAAAAATCATCTTTGCCCAAAACGGAAACTTTTGGCTCATAAAAGTTTCGCCGATTATTATGGACGCAAGCCCGATAACAATAGCTCCGATTCCCATATTGACATCGCTAAAGGTTTGCTGTTGGGCGACCATCGCGCCGGATAACGCGATAAGCCCGTTGGCGATCATAAGCGCTAAAATTTTGGTGTTATCGGTGTTTATGCCCAGCGCCCTGCACATGTTTTCGTTGTCGCCTGTGGCTCTTATGGCGCTGCCAACTTCCGTGCCAAAAAACCAATACAAAACGGCTATTATTATTCCGACAACCAAAACGCCCAAAATAAGAGTGGCGTAAATCTTAGGAATTTTAAATAAATTTTCAAAATAAGT
This genomic window from Clostridiales bacterium contains:
- a CDS encoding ABC transporter permease, whose product is FADLTAEGSFALGGAVVASLITKGLEPALSSLIAFLAGTLAGLCTGILNTKLKIPAILSGILTMIGLYSINIRIMGTSNTSLLRLTTVITYFENLFKIPKIYATLILGVLVVGIIIAVLYWFFGTEVGSAIRATGDNENMCRALGINTDNTKILALMIANGLIALSGAMVAQQQTFSDVNMGIGAIVIGLASIIIGETFMSQKFPFWAKMIFIVLGSVIYRVLITLIIYANIMEPYDIKLLTAVLVIIALALPRIKSLFKNNNFKRAKNNNRG